Below is a genomic region from Bacillus mycoides.
TCTATTAATATTTCTTTTTGAGGTTCTTTCATGTAGGCAAACATTTCTTTAATTTGCTCTTCTGTATTTCTAGCAATCGATAAATTAGGCAATTCATTCTCATCAAAAAACTCCACATCTTCTGTTTCAATACTAGTTTTCTTTTCGCCACCAATAATCTTACAGCCAATAAAAATTTTATATACATGTGTTGCTGAAGGCGATGGTTGATGTTTTTCTTTATCAAATATAGCGAGTAGCTTAAAATCATCTACTTCATAGCCCGTCTCCTCTAAAACTTCTTTTGCTGCTACTTCTGTTGGCGTATAACCAACATCAGCCCATCCACCTGGCAATGCCCATTTCCTATCACTTTTTTCTTTCACAAATAATAGTTTTTCATTTTGAAAAATAACTGCCCGTATATCAACTTTAGGTGTTTGATAGCCTGTCTCACTTGCAAATAAATTCTCTACTACTTCCCAATCTGTCTTTGTGTAATGTGACATCATTGAAACTGAAATGTCCCGTAATTGC
It encodes:
- a CDS encoding NUDIX hydrolase N-terminal domain-containing protein, whose amino-acid sequence is MTVKWIDWVKQIQSIAQAGLTYSKDVYDIERFQQLRDISVSMMSHYTKTDWEVVENLFASETGYQTPKVDIRAVIFQNEKLLFVKEKSDRKWALPGGWADVGYTPTEVAAKEVLEETGYEVDDFKLLAIFDKEKHQPSPSATHVYKIFIGCKIIGGEKKTSIETEDVEFFDENELPNLSIARNTEEQIKEMFAYMKEPQKEILID